The Nitrospirota bacterium genome has a window encoding:
- a CDS encoding PAS domain S-box protein, with the protein METPRSAPRLNIASSFKIFIFFLTIFFVLLLLYDQSLLFSSRKQFDLQEKQLLLKEMADIKTDLLVHLKEAQEDPYYLYALGSKTKLRITLFNKDASVVRDSNGKIKSGEHLDSIGVFPITGLWKGEPVFSSNEENQKEVVVYGDLLSPAGLTPLGIRIVQEREVAGSPEGETYLFFLKLFGAVGLFTLGLTVYRYLREIFKKESFFEGTVQDTNPVLYTFQGLLQELKIKEHELEKLKEQAENRAVQSETFQEAILRSINSGVITFNKNQGITSYNESAARIFGIPRQEAIGKKCSEVFGTENKIQALLNQTIRENETIERAEFEMIKGKSQEKIWIGVSASFLTNPLGEFLGTTFIFTDITEIKALQEQVELQKRLTVLGEMSAGIAHEFRNFMGTIFGYVRLLGKKVEKTQPDHQMIEAIITELKSMDHLIHELLGFGKNTPVNKGKVLLEPFFSRLITQLSSQYKGVLPKISCDIANPSLAVSADEILIRQAFVNLIQNAFEAMPEGGVLSIKAGINPIEKNSMVLVQIKDTGTGISKDHLEKIFVPFFTQKAKGTGLGLAIVHKIILSHGGRIRVESEEGKGTLFKIYLPKSSE; encoded by the coding sequence GTGGAAACTCCTCGTTCCGCTCCACGGCTGAACATTGCCTCCTCCTTCAAGATTTTTATTTTTTTCTTAACCATTTTTTTCGTTTTACTCCTCTTATATGATCAATCTCTCCTTTTTTCTTCCCGAAAACAGTTCGATCTTCAGGAAAAACAGCTTCTCTTAAAAGAGATGGCGGATATTAAAACCGACCTGCTAGTCCATTTAAAGGAGGCGCAGGAAGACCCTTATTATTTATATGCGCTTGGGTCTAAAACTAAACTTCGGATTACTCTTTTTAATAAGGATGCCAGTGTCGTGAGAGATTCTAACGGGAAGATAAAGTCAGGAGAACATCTTGATTCTATCGGGGTTTTCCCCATAACCGGACTATGGAAAGGAGAACCCGTGTTTTCTTCCAACGAAGAAAACCAAAAAGAGGTCGTGGTGTACGGCGATCTTCTTTCTCCAGCCGGTTTAACGCCTCTCGGGATCAGGATTGTTCAAGAACGTGAAGTCGCAGGGAGTCCTGAAGGAGAAACTTACTTATTCTTTCTTAAATTATTTGGCGCCGTTGGACTCTTTACGCTGGGTTTGACGGTATACCGTTACCTCAGGGAAATCTTTAAGAAAGAAAGTTTTTTTGAAGGAACGGTCCAGGACACAAACCCGGTTTTATATACGTTCCAGGGACTCCTTCAGGAATTAAAAATCAAAGAACATGAACTTGAAAAACTGAAAGAGCAGGCTGAAAACCGTGCCGTTCAAAGTGAGACCTTCCAGGAAGCGATTCTGCGAAGTATTAACAGCGGCGTCATTACTTTTAATAAAAATCAGGGAATTACCAGTTATAATGAATCGGCGGCCAGGATTTTCGGAATTCCCCGCCAGGAGGCTATCGGGAAAAAGTGCTCCGAAGTATTTGGAACGGAAAACAAAATACAGGCTCTTCTGAACCAGACGATCCGGGAAAATGAAACGATCGAACGAGCAGAGTTTGAAATGATAAAAGGAAAGAGTCAGGAAAAAATATGGATCGGGGTCAGCGCGTCCTTTTTAACGAATCCTCTGGGGGAGTTTTTAGGAACCACTTTTATTTTCACGGACATTACTGAGATCAAAGCGCTGCAGGAACAGGTCGAGTTACAAAAGCGTTTAACGGTTCTGGGAGAGATGTCGGCCGGGATTGCCCATGAGTTCAGGAATTTTATGGGGACCATTTTCGGGTATGTGCGCCTCCTGGGAAAAAAAGTTGAAAAAACTCAGCCGGATCACCAAATGATTGAAGCCATTATTACTGAACTTAAATCGATGGACCATTTAATCCATGAATTGCTCGGGTTTGGCAAAAACACCCCCGTCAACAAGGGAAAGGTTTTATTGGAGCCTTTTTTCTCCAGGTTGATTACGCAACTCTCTTCTCAATATAAAGGGGTTTTGCCGAAGATCTCCTGTGATATCGCGAACCCTTCTCTTGCGGTCTCTGCGGACGAAATTCTGATCCGTCAGGCGTTTGTCAATCTGATTCAAAACGCGTTTGAGGCCATGCCGGAAGGAGGCGTTTTGTCCATCAAAGCCGGAATCAACCCGATAGAAAAAAATTCCATGGTTCTTGTTCAAATTAAAGACACAGGAACAGGAATTTCAAAAGATCATCTCGAAAAGATTTTCGTTCCCTTTTTTACCCAGAAAGCCAAAGGGACGGGATTAGGCCTGGCGATTGTCCATAAAATTATATTATCCCATGGCGGCCGGATTCGTGTGGAAAGCGAAGAAGGCAAGGGGACGCTCTTCAAAATTTACCTTCCAAAATCATCAGAATAG
- a CDS encoding prepilin peptidase, with protein sequence MGAVIGSFLNVAIYRLPREESIVLPASHCPSCHQPIPWYDNIPLFGFIFLKGRCRSCRKAISFRYPLVELTNGLGYLFLLNQFGLGWEWVAYSVLYSSLLVITFIDLSHQIVPDVITLPGMVIGLLVSSTLLSIGLVNSIIGLLLGGLLFYLVAVLSRGGMGGGDIKLIAMIGAFVGWKAVLLTIFVSAFAGSILGVGLMIFMGKNRKYPVPFGPFLALGAMVSIVWGNKIIFWYTHLGT encoded by the coding sequence AAATGTGGCCATTTACCGGCTTCCGCGGGAAGAGTCAATCGTTTTGCCCGCTTCCCATTGCCCTTCCTGTCACCAACCCATCCCCTGGTATGACAATATTCCGCTATTTGGGTTTATTTTTCTCAAAGGACGATGCCGTTCTTGCCGCAAAGCGATTTCGTTTCGTTATCCGCTGGTTGAGCTTACCAATGGACTGGGTTACCTTTTTTTACTCAATCAGTTTGGTCTTGGGTGGGAATGGGTTGCTTATTCCGTACTTTATTCATCCTTGCTGGTGATTACCTTTATCGATCTCTCCCATCAGATCGTTCCCGACGTGATTACGCTGCCCGGAATGGTCATTGGCCTTCTGGTTTCATCAACTCTTTTGTCCATTGGTCTTGTTAATTCAATCATTGGATTGTTGCTCGGCGGTCTTTTGTTTTACCTGGTGGCTGTTTTAAGCCGCGGAGGCATGGGGGGAGGAGATATTAAACTGATTGCCATGATTGGCGCCTTTGTTGGATGGAAAGCAGTCTTATTAACCATTTTTGTCAGCGCGTTTGCAGGATCAATCCTCGGTGTGGGTTTAATGATCTTTATGGGCAAGAACAGAAAATATCCCGTTCCCTTTGGTCCTTTTTTGGCCCTTGGCGCAATGGTGTCGATTGTCTGGGGTAACAAAATCATTTTTTGGTATACTCACCTCGGGACTTAA